From Pan troglodytes isolate AG18354 chromosome 1, NHGRI_mPanTro3-v2.0_pri, whole genome shotgun sequence:
ctaaaatccttagaaACACCAAAGTGTGATGTCGTTTTGTTTATTAATGAGTTGACTGATGTCTGGCAgcccctaggtagcttcaggatgggggctggtgaCCAGAAAGAACAAGGGGAGGATTAGagagttgggactttcagcccacCTCCAACTtccggggaggggagaggggctgaaggttaagccgatcaccaatggccaatggttTAATCAGTGATTCCTATGCAATGGAGCCTCCATATAAAGACCCAAAAGGACAGGGCttggagagcttctggatagctgaacatgtAGAGGTTCCTGAAGGGCGGCGCACCCAGTGGAGGTGCATGGAAGCTCCATGCTCCTTCCCCCATACTTTGCCTTATGCATcttttcatctgtattttttgTTATAAACCAGTAAACCCAAGTGTTTCTCTGAGTTTCATGAACTGCTGTAGCAAATTAATACAATGCAAAGGAGGAAGCCATGGGAACCCCAGCTTGGAAATGgttggtcagaagttctggaggcccagACTTGGAACTGGCATTTGAAGTGGGGGCAGTCTGGTAGACTCagtcctcaacctgtgggatctccTGATAAATAGTGTAAAAATTGAATTGGAGTACActcagctggtgtccactgcagaaCTGATTGCTTGCTTGCTGTGTGGAGAACCCCCCTCCGCCGtcagtcttctgtgttgattgttgtagTGTGAAAGCACAGGAAACACATAGTTTGAGTTTCTCCCTCCTCATGATGATCAAGATAAGCCAGAAATTCCTCCACAAAGCCATATAAAAAGATGCATGCAGAGatgaaagaaaagttaaatgataTGAAAAATAGATCCAGATGTTCCAAACTCATGTAACAGGATGAGGAGTTAGAGAGGAGGGGAGAATTGAGAacatgtaagaaataaaatacaaatctaCCAAATAAGATTTGCTGATTGTGCACTGCACAATTTCAGGGGCTGTCATTTGAATAGTAAGATTTGCCAATGTGTAGTGTACAACCTACTATTGTGTAGTATGCAACCATAGTcatgagaaaataaaggaataaaaggaggATATTTCACAGGATCTAAATGCATACATACATCCTTAGATTGCAAGGTCCTATTAAATTCTGAGCATACAGGATGAGAAGGACCCTCACCTAGATTCACAGTGACAAAATTTGGGAACAAAGAGAAATTTCTAAACATATTCAGGGAAAATGCTTATGAAGAAATGGAAGTCAAATTTACATCCAACTCATTTGGGCTCCACTGGATATAAGAAGACACgaagcattattttttaaaatctagggaaaataattttgaattcaaTTAAACTATCATTTAAGTGTGGGTGACTTTTCAGAATTCTATTCcagcaataattttaaaaatatcataaggGAAGATGTGAGATAATGGAAGCAAAGGTGGTCATGTATTTGGTAAAAGATATTGCTAAACAAAGTGAATTTAGattctagaaaattaaaaagaaaacctggaATTCAAATTCCAGGTGATGTAGAAGGGTGGTAGGGAAAGCAAGAGTGAAGAGAAGTAAAACAAGCTAAGTAAGATTTATGTTATAAATAAATAGGATATAGATATTATTACTGAAGAAGTTAGAAAAATGTGGGCTTACATGGTGGGTCACAcatgtaatcctggcactttgggaaactgaggcaggaggatcacttgaagccaagagttcaagatcagcctgggcaacaaagcaagacccctgtctctacaaaaagtaaaaatattagccaggcatggttacatgcacctgtagtcccagctacttaggaggctgaagcaggaggattgcttgagcctaggaggtcgaggctgcagtgagctatgattgcacctttGCACTCTGGCCTTGTGACAGAGcaagttcctctttttttttttttttttaaagtcggtttaaaaatacatttatatatggcACTAGAAGGGTATATCATATTCATAAAGGTAGTGCTCCATTAACGAATGACCATGAATTGTTTGCATTTAACAAggatacatacacatatgtgcatgtaaGTCAACAATCACAGTGATAAGTTTAATATACCTTTCTTAGGAATTGACAGATCTAGTTGACTGAAACTTATTGAGGATATGGAGAATTTGAAGAACACGGTTAATAAGATTAATCATAACTATAATTATGCCTATACATCTTATATTCAAAATAGGAAAgttacattattttcaaattcacATAGAATATTGACAAAAATTGGCCATAAGTGAGATGGCAAATTAAGTCTCAACAAGTGCTGAAAAGCTGAAACCATATAGGACCAGGGCATAGTTAACtgattataaaacaataaaataatcaaacatgCCCTCTTTAAGTTGTACTCTTAGGAAAAAGCACATGGGTTAAAGGGGAtatcagaataaaaattatacactCTTTAGAAATAACAAGAGCACTATAATTCAGCCATACCCTGAGACTTCACAAGCTTTGGTCCCAGTAAGCTAGAATTCAAATCTTAGCCCTATATTTAAATAACTCCTTGAATTGCCATTTCTTATCCCAATTATCTGTCATTCCACTGTGAAATATATTTCATGGCAAATAATATTAAAACCTACATGAAGCAGTCAAGAGAAAATTTGtagctttaaaatgcatttaagagaaaataattggTAGGCAgatcgccttggcctcccaattaTTGCCtctggaattggagaccagcctggacaacatggcaggACCCTGTGTCTCcaacagatacaaaaattagctggatgtcgtggtgcacgcctatagttccagctgctagggaggccgaggcaggaggatcgttgagcctgggaggcggagggttgcagtgagttgagatcatgccactgcactccagcctgagcaacagagagagaattAAGTTTTTAACTCAAATGCTAACAAAGGAACACAACAAAAACCTGTGGAAAGTAGAAGGCATAAAGTAAGATGAAAGCATAGTCAATGAAACAGATCATACCTTCCTATTCCACCAAAATGGAATTTataaaaccaaacactgtgttccctgaaaagaaaattaagagttAATCCTTCCGTAAACTTACTATTGAAAAAGCACATAAGTAATACTAGATATAGAAGATATTAAAATgatgtgtatttttgatatatatttgcGAATGTAGACAAAATGTTGACTTTTCCATACAAATTACCAAAGTTGagctaagaaaagtaaaatacctGAATAAAGAATTAACtataagagaaacagaaaaaaaatcagatatacATATCCTTAAAAATAGCACCAAGGCCAggtgcggcagctcatgcctgtaatcccagcactttggaagggcgagGTGGGTGAATtatttgaagtcaagagtttgagaccagcctagccaagatggtgaaacctcgtctctactaaaaatacaaaaattagccaggtgtggtggcgtgtgcctataattccagctacttgggaggctgaggcaggagaatcacttgaacctgggagatggaggttgcagttagctgagatcgtgccattgcactccagcctgggtgacacaacgaaactctgtctcaaaaaacaaacaaaagcaagccCAGACAGCTTTACCAAACACTGAGGAGAGAATATATTATACAAATTGATCAAAATAATAGAATAGTATTAAAAATCACCGACTGAGTGTGAGACAATGACAACAGATATTATGAAGGCTAAATGAAATAACCCATGAAAGGTAAATAagcatttgttaaaataataaagttgactATTAAGTGCCATGATATAGATTTCACAGTGGAATGAAAGGATAAAATAATTGGGATAAGAAATTGCAATTCAAGGAGCTATTTAAGTGCAGGACCAAGATTTTAATTCAGCCATATCCTGAAATTTTACAATCTTTGGTCACAATAAACTAGAATTCAAGgtagaaaatgattattttctaaaataaagatgGTACTTATAAACCTATATAAATGCTCATTTCTCCTCTTCGAAGTATTTTTCTGCCCTTCCAGAAGAACTGGGCCTTGAAGTCACAGCCAGGCTCCACAGGACTGCTGTTTCACTGGATATCATGCCATTGCTTCTTCAAAATTATCTTCTCAGAGAATACCACAGTTGGGGAATTTAATTTACTTCTCGAGAATCCCTAACCCAATTATTTCTAGTCTTCCTTagagattttctttctccattaacTCCCATATTATGTCTGGGAATCTTTTACTTTCACATATGCTCCCTCTCCAcaatttactctttttttatcTTCTCTAAGTGTTAAGGAGTAGTATACATGTGTGATAGGGAGATGAAGGGGAAAGGCAGAAAACTGAACTTCTTACCCTCATGGAAGTTTTGACCCCACATTTAGAAAAAACAAGAAGTGGAGAATAAAGGGAGAAGGACAGCAAGCAATTTTATTCGTTCCCATTTTCCTGCCAATGTGCATTAACAAAGAGGTCTGTACCTAAAAGACCTTATGCAAGACCAGATTTTCACATTActagctttgtgtgtgtgtgacatccTGCTTTCCGTTGCCAAGCTTAATGTATATGTGTCTTAGGGTCTTTCAGTTTTTATACTATTATGGCTATGTTGTGGTAAACTGAGGAAAGGAGAGGCCAATATGGAAAAACAGGAGGATTGTTGTTTATTTTAGGTACGCACGGCTCAGCAGGTTTGCATCTAAAAAGCTGAGCACTGAATAAAGACAGAGTGGGGTTTTTATAAGCGGCCTTACAGACACAAAACAAAAGCAGTTAATCATACAGTGACAGGTCACATAATCTATAGCATAACATAACTTGTGACTTTGCATAGCTGGTGACCTTGTAGTTGCAtcgaaagaaaaacaaaaactggctaAATACAGACATTTGTAAATAATGCTTAAGAGGCCTGCGGAAAGAGTAACAGTAAaagaatctcttttttttccttcaaccttGCTCTGGAAGGGAGGGGTGTCTGGAGCCTATTCCTTTGACCTTGGCTATTTGGACAGCGTTATCTTATAACTGTCCTTGAAGTAAGCTTGCTAAGGCAGAGGAAAActtgttctcttctttttaacCCTTGCCTTGCCACATTCTGGGCCTTAGCTTTTACTTTTCTTGGAGTGAATAAATGCagtacttattatttatttgttttaaatttctgcctcagCTGTGAGACTggtaataatcatttatttatttatttatttatttatttatttttgagacagggtttccctctgccacccaggctgaagtgcagtggtgcgatcttggcttactgcagcctctgcctcctgggctcaattgatcctcctacttcagcctcctgagtagctgggactacaggcgtgtgccactggctaatttttgtattttttgtaaagatggggtttgccatgttgcccaggctggtctccaacacctggcTCAAGtgtctgcctaccttggcctcccaaagtgctaggattacagacatgaaccaccgcacctggccaataattaCTTCTGAAGATTCTAACAATACCATTTACGATAACACAAAAATGAAGGACCTAAGAATACATCTAACACATCTAGAGAGAATATTATAATATTGTTGTGAGACATTAACAgtgacataaataaatgagagtTATACCTtgtttatggattggaaagtCAGTGTTGGAATGATATCAATCCTCCCTaaccctctccctcctgcccctgccccaaaAAGATCGACAGATTTAGTGCAGTCCCACTCTAAATCCAATAGTTTTCTCAGGAGAATTTGACATAGTTGATCTCTCTTTCTTGAGACGTTTTATTCTCTGTTTTCCCTCCTACCTCACTGGTACTCCTTATCAATATCCTTTGCTACCACCTCTTCTACGCAACCTCTAAAATGTGGCATATTTCATGGCTCAGCCTTAGACCTTTTTCTATCTGTACTTCCCCCTTACATTGTTCTTTCTAGTCCCCTGACTCTAAATACCACATCTATATGATGATTGGCAAATTTGTATCTCTAGTCTAGGATTCTTCATATATCCATTGCTTTTTCAAGAGTTACACTTAAATGTCAAATAGGAATCTTAAAATGTCCAATATGAAACATTTGCTTCTTGCTACCCCGTTCCCCTCCTCCACCAACTTGCTGTCTCAATTCTGTCAATGGAATATTTATTGCTTTGACCCAAAATCTACGTGTTCCCcccccttctctttctcacaTTCCCTACATCTAATCAATAAGAAACTTTGTTGACACTTCCTACAAAACATCTTCCAAATGTGACCACTCTCAATAGCTCCACTGTTACCATGTTAGTCCAGGCTGCCGCTGCCTCTCACCTAGACTCCCAAATGGTCTCTTTGCTTCTACTGTTGTCTCTCTACAGCCCGGGGAATCTGTCTCCAACTAAGCCTGGTGGCAGTGAGGACCGTCATCCCCCTCCCAGCCAGCTGTCAGCTATACCTCCATTCTGTCTGGTTCTCAGGGCTGGAATCGCTGGGCAGGTCTAGCTAATCCTTGGCCCTCCTAGGAAAATATTCCTAAATCCTGAAAGCATTTAGCTAGGAAAGATCCAGAATGGACCCAACTATTCCTGTTTTACCCCAAACCGGTTGGTCTGCTTTGGGGATTACTTCTCAGGCTAGGAACCTCTGAGTGTTCTGAAACGGGCCTGAACTCTTACAGAAGCTCTTGTGGCCCTAGGATGAATTTAGAGGTCTCCATACCCAGCCTGGAAGGTGAAGAACGACCCCTAACGACCCACCCTCCCAACCTAATGCTGGTTCTGCTCCACTTGTCCACTCTGGGGAGCTGTGCTTTGGCTTGGAAGCTCTCGGATTGAAGGATGGGCCCAAGACCCTCACAGGTGAAGCCTCGGTAGGTCCCAGGGAGAAGAAAGATATTCCTCCACCCCACCACCCCTCTAAGTCCGACCCACCTTTCTCCCCGCCAGCTGCATCAGATCCCTCCAGGGCCTCATTGTCAGTCCTGTAATCTTTTCATCCGTGATAGGATGGGCCGTGGGCCCTTGTGGGTGAAGCTCGGCGGTTCCCGAGTCCATGTGGGGTGGCCCCTGCGGAGCCTGGAGCCTTCTTGCCCGCTGGCTTGCTGATCCCGCCAAGCCAGCTCCCTTCCTGCTTTTGACGGTGAGGGAACCAGCTGGGAGGTCCTCCGAGCTGGACGGGGAGGCGGGCGGcctctcccactccccacccGCTCCCTCCCTGCCGCCGCCTCCGGCTGCTATTGCGACAAGCCAAGAAGCTGGGGCGCCTGCTGGGAGCCCAGCGCCGTCCTCCCGTTTCCTGTGATCTACCAGTCCTCCTCTCCGCGGAGGCTCGGCCGGGCGCACCTGAGGCCGGCAGCATCCCCGGGGCTTGGCGGCAGCTGCAACCTCCACAGACGGCCGCCAGGTGGCGCCGCGCCGGGGCCCGAGAGCAGGCGGGCCCGGGGCGGGGTTGGAGGGACTTAGCTACGCGCCTGGGGAGGCCGCGGGCCCTCGCAGACTACCGAACTTCCATTCTGCCGCCGGGTTTTCACACCTGCCGGCCCCGAGGAAACAATGACGTGGGATTTTGGGGGGCTGCCCCTTAACTCGGGCGAATGGGACACGAACGGCGACCCCTTGCTCTCTTCCATCCGCCTGCTGCCGTTGCTGCCCACCGACTCCTACAGCTCATTTCTCGCTCCTGCAGGCTCCAGGAATGCAAATAATTTCTCACTGGGTTTTGGCGGGGGCGCGGAGCTGCGGAGAAGCGCGCGCCCGACAGCTTTCGCCGCAGCTGGGTCCCCGGGCGCTGGCGGCTGCGGCCCCCAGATACGGGCGGAGGCTGCAATATGCACATGCGGTCACAGTGTGGCGCCAGGGGCCCGCCGCGGGACACGCTCGGAGCGCGACGCCCCATCCCATCATTTACGGATCAAACCAAATAATTTAGAATCAAGTTGCTGTGTGTGTCATACTCCTcctgttttttttccctaaactttTAGTAGAGTCATTTACATAGTTCAGTTTTTACCTCAGCTGTGTTACACAGTGGCAGGAAAATATTTTGTCTCCAAACTACAGCCCAAGTATGAGAGCAGCGTATCCTGAAGCTAATTAGTAACCAGAAAATCAGGAAGGTAAAGCAAATCTCTGGAGGCAAGATCTGGACTCTATGATATCGCCGCTTCTCCCCACTTGAAGCGTCTCTTTGCAGTGCCGCACTTGGAGATTTGGACTTAATCgttaaacaaaaagaacagtTACATTCTGCCTTCCTACAGGGCAGGGGCCTAGGACTGGCAGCATTTTTGTTGTCTCTAGAAATAGAGGGGTTATGAGAGAGCCTCAAAAGAGAGGGCAAGAATAACACATCCATTTCTCATCATGTTACCCCCTTGTATGCCTAGAACGCGTATGGAGACATTCTCTTTTAGTAAAGTCAAAGAGAAAAGCCATGAACTAAGTATCCTGAACACAGAGGCGTGAGCCCTCTCAGTCTCACAGTCCCTTAGGAGTCATTTGTAAGTTCTATTTCCTTCCTTATTGTCTATACTATTCCCTCTTGTCTCCCTGAAATCTACCCACTCCTGGCTGTGtgtgtctctttctgtctgtttctctatCTTAATCTTCTGTACATATGCACCCACTCACCTTTTTACCTTGttctgagaaataaaatactatttttcaaaCTATGTAATAGGATTATCAGGCTAGGCTTGACTTGTAAGTTTTTCAAGAATTCTTTAGAGTAGGCCTCATTTCAAGTCATCTTTGATGACCAAATTTCCAAATGTATCCCAGTTGAAGTCAgttcatttatttgctttaagAGTTATATACCATGAGACACACAGTTCTGGTGTTGTTGAACTTTTGGATGTTTGTACGCAGTGCTCACGGGGAGCAAGTGGGCAGGGGACGGTCCAGATCGATGGCCACCCACTGAGCCGCTGCTACGTGGCCCCCTGGGGCTCCTTCCGGTGCATCCCTTCCTGCAGCTGTTCTTTTTGTTCCTGACATTTCAGCTCTTCTTCTAAATGTCTGTCTTCTTGAAGGCTGGAAATTACCTTCTTCTCATGACCAGAATCCAAAGAGATTTCTAAattccactttttctttcttttcagttctTTACGTATTGTCACCCAGAGAACAGTGTTCACTAAAAACATTATTCCCACTGCCAGATAGAAAAGGACATGAAACCAGACAGGAGTTGGTAACTGGAGgcctgaaacagaaaaagacaaagagaagagatACTATTTAGAGACCAGAGGGGTCTGGCTGAGTTATGTTTGGAAGGGAAGGTTGGCTGAGACCTGATGTGCCTGTCCTCAGGGAGGCACTGGTCATTTCAGGGAGCAGGAAGGAACTGGCGGTAGCTCTAACTGGCTATATGGTGTATAGACAGGGACAGGCTCCTTGGAAGAGCTTAATTGCTGGGCCCTGTCAGTGGACTTACTCCCTAGTTCCAGAGACAACTGGTATCTCTGTGCCATTTAATACTTGAAATGAATTTGGGTTGAAGATGaatttttttcccccccaagGAGACTTTGTTCTAGAGCTCACAATCCCTCTGCCTCAGTTAAATAGAGATACTTGGGGAGGTGGTGATTTGCAGTTTACAAAATCACTGTCTGATAAATCCACCTTGTGAGCTCCCTGAAGCAAGAACTATACTCAAATGTCTTTATGTCCCCAGACGTATGACAACAGATAGGAAGAACTTGATAAATTGTTGGTGAGATTGTTggtgaggaggagggaggcagggaagcagggagagagagagaaggggggggTCATGGagtggagggaagagtgggagggaggggaaaataaaatgaaggagaagaaaagaaggacagaggagaaaatgaaggaaagaaatggaggaaggaaaggcaaaggaaaaagaaaggaaaggaaatttaaCAGTTTGCGAGGAGAAGAGTGATGTTGTGAATCAAGGATGGAAAGGCCTGCTTGTGGGCTTTTCCTGAAGAGACTTTCCCCTCCTGTCTGGGCCAAAAACCCTTGAACAAACCTCAGTCCCATGGGAGATAAGGGAGTCCCTTCTTCTGTGCCAGTGGCTTCCCGTCATTCTCACTCACCAAGCACTTGAAGCTCCAACTCAGGGCTGCGCTTAAGGACATTTCCATCCTCTGTGGCAGCCTCGCACCAGTATAACCCAGAGTCTTCTCTTCTAGCAGTTAGTATTTGGTATTCAGAGGATGTGTTCCTGCCTCGCAGGGTCTTGCTGCCCATGTAGAAGGAGAAGTAAAGCTGCAAACCAGGCCTCTGCAAGAGCAACTTTGTTTCACAGCTCAGGGTGACCAGATTCCCCTCCAGGAGTGGGGATGTCACAGATGCATTCAGCACTGGAGCTGGAAATAGCTCTAAGGAGAAAGTTGATGGGGGACAGGGTTGCCTGTTTAGCATCCAGGTCCTTTTCACAAAAGACATGCCCTTTACCCCCTTGGGAAACCTGGCCCTAGAAAATGCATCCATAAGGCATTAACCCTTTTTACTTCCAGCAGAGAGCCATTCTTGGGGTGTCCTAATAGACATAATTAGGGTTGCCAACTTGCTGAGTCCTACTGAGGATACCTCTAtaccagtggtccccaacctttttggcactagggatGGATTTTGTGGAAGGCAACTTTTCCACAGCCGGGGGGTGAAGTGGGGACGGTTTTCGAAGgtaactgttccacctcagatcatcaggcacgcacaattcacaatagggttcatgtttctatgagaatctaatgtcgcCACTGATTGGACAGGAGGAGGAGCTCAGGCCGTAATGCTGGCTCATGAAgaagctcacctcctgctgtgcagcccagttcctaacaggccacggaccagtaaGGGTTGGGAACCCCTGCTCTACGTGGTCCATCCTTCCCTGAATGACCGTGTCATCTGGTCAATAACCATGCCCTTTTGGCAGTGGTCAACTAGGAGTGAACCCTGACTCACACACTTGCCATTTCAGTgactttattatcattattattatttgagacgtagtctcgctctgttgcccaggctggagtgcaatggcgctatctcggctcactgcaagctccgcttcccgggttcatgctattctcctgcctcagcctcccgagtagctgggactacaggtgcccgccacattTCAGTGACTCATTATTTTTGTTCCTGACTTTAAAAGATAATCTGGGACAATAATTTCTTTCCCACAggagtgaactttttttttctcagacagagAAAGGTTGCTAGTGATTGTATTAAGAGGAAAGGCCGTGAAAGGGTCAGAACAAGGCCATATGCAAACTGCTTAGCCTGCAGATGCTCAGGAAGAAGTGGCACCACAGAGGCTGCTTTGTCCCTGAGAGGTAGATGGACAGTATAACCCGTTCCTCATGTTTTCCAGGTTTCTCTTTCTATGGGGCTTCCGTGAGATTCCATGGTATTATTTTCTAACTCTCCTATCTACCTAGAGTGAGTCTGTATTCTTTACAACTAAAATAATGATGGATGAAATGGATCACCATTATGCCCTGACATTGACATTAGCTCCTGTGATTATTGATGGGGGTTGCGGTACACTGGAAAGAGTATTGGACTAGGACCCAGAGACCTCAGTTCTGGTTCCAGCTACTGGTCATGGTGTGGCCTTTAGTAATGCAGTTTACCTCTCTGGAGCCcagtttcttcacttgtaaaTTAAAGTGAGGAGTTTAGAATATTTATGATGGTCCCTCAGGGGGAGGGACTATCAGTTCTATGACTATTCCAATACAATACCTTTCACAGTGACAGATATTCCTGCTGATGTGTAGTGATGCTTTCCCATGCCTGAGCAATGGTAGGTGCCATTGTGACTTATGTTGGTTTTCAGAATGGTGAGGTTAGAATTCCAGTGGAAAAACTTAAAGGCTTTGCCATTTCGATAGTAAAGCACATTGTACACCGGCTTATCCTTCCACGCATGACACCTCAAGGCCAGAGGTTCTCCTTCCGTGAAGACTCTGCTGGAGACCTGCAGCAGTAGCCAGCCTGAAAAATATGAACCCAAAATGTACGTATACAGTGGAGGAGGTACAAGGAGGCCCAAGCTTGGCCCTGTGGGCTTCCTATTTTTTCTCCTTGCAACATCCAGCCTCAGAGCTCTGCTAAATCTCAGGCCTATATCCAGTTCCTCAAATATCTTTAGCTTTGGTGGAAAGAAAAGCAATCTTTATTGGCAACTGCGTACACAGCCCTTTCTTATCTTCCCTTTCCAGATCTCAGAAGTTGGTTGAAACAAAAACAGTTCATACAgcatggtaggcagaattctaaaatgATCCCAATGACTCACTCCCTTGCATAATCCCCTTGAGTGTGGGTGGAACCTATGACTTGCTTCTAGCCAACAGAATATGACAAGGGTGATGAAATGTCACTCTTGGGATTGCTACATTATGTAAGACTCTATCTTAGCAGTCTGGATGGAAAGTCTCCTCCTGAACTTGAAGAGGTAAGCTGCCATGCCAGGAGAGGGCCTACAAGAGTGCCACAAGGCAAGGGCCTCTAGGAGCTGAGAGTGGCCCCCCACTGGTGGGCAGCAAGAAAGCAGgaacctcagtcctacaaccacaaagaactgaattctgccagtgACCTTGTGAGCCTGGAAGAGCTGCAAAAAGAAACACAGCAAAGTCAACACCCTAACTGCAGCCTTGGAAGACTCTCAGCAGAGCACTCAGCTAAGCTGTGATGGGAGTCCTGACCCATGGAAACTGGAAGATCTTAAATGTATGTTGTTGCtaaatttgttacacagcaatagaaaacaaatacactcCAACTCTTGACAAATTTGTTAATAGGACCACGCATCCTAAGACAAACACACAGAAGGGCAAACATCCAGATATAAACATCCTACTACATTGATATGAATACTCACATATGTAAGATCAATGATATCACTAGCAAAACAAGCTCCAAGTCAATGGGTTTTTCCTTTCGACATACACCTCTACACATAACCAAAAATGCTTCaactacttttcttttctccagaGGCAGTTGGTTTGGCTAAGTAAAAATGGGGTTCTTAGGAGACTAAGGCGGAAAAGAGACAATAGTGCCTTTTCCCCCTCCAGAACTTATCTAAGAATGGAAGGCAGGTGTTTCTATGCTATACATAGCATGAATTTTACAGTCATGGATACTGATATAATGCTTCCAAATAGAATTAATTCTCTTCCCT
This genomic window contains:
- the LOC107973675 gene encoding LOW QUALITY PROTEIN: uncharacterized protein LOC107973675 (The sequence of the model RefSeq protein was modified relative to this genomic sequence to represent the inferred CDS: inserted 1 base in 1 codon); amino-acid sequence: MGPRPSQVKPRCIRSLQGLIVSPVIFSSVIGWAVGPWNQLGGPPSWTGRRAASPTPHPLPPCRRLRLLLRQAKKLGRLLGAQRRPPVSCDLPVLLSAEARPGAPEAGSIPGAWRQLQPPQTAARWRRAGAREQAGPGRGWRDLATRLGRPRALADYRTSILPPGFHTCRPRGNNDXGILGGCPLTRANGTRTATPCSLPSACCRCCPPTPTAHFSLLQAPGMQIISHWVLAGARSCGEARARQLSPQLGPRALAAAAPRYGRRLQYAHAVTVWRQGPAAGHARSATPHPIIYGSNQII
- the FCGR1A gene encoding high affinity immunoglobulin gamma Fc receptor I isoform X2 — translated: MWFLTTLLLWVPVDGQVDTTKAVITLQPPWVSVFQEETVTLHCEVLHLPGSSSTQWFLNGTATQTSTPSYRITSASVNDSGEYRCQRGLSGRSDPIQLEIHRGWLLLQVSSRVFTEGEPLALRCHAWKDKPVYNVLYYRNGKAFKFFHWNSNLTILKTNISHNGTYHCSGMGKHHYTSAGISVTVKELFPAPVLNASVTSPLLEGNLVTLSCETKLLLQRPGLQLYFSFYMGSKTLRGRNTSSEYQILTARREDSGLYWCEAATEDGNVLKRSPELELQVLGLQLPTPVWFHVLFYLAVGIMFLVNTVLWVTIRKELKRKKKWNLEISLDSGHEKKVISSLQEDRHLEEELKCQEQKEQLQEGMHRKEPQGAT
- the FCGR1A gene encoding high affinity immunoglobulin gamma Fc receptor I isoform X1, which gives rise to MWFLTTLLLWVPVDGQVVDTTKAVITLQPPWVSVFQEETVTLHCEVLHLPGSSSTQWFLNGTATQTSTPSYRITSASVNDSGEYRCQRGLSGRSDPIQLEIHRGWLLLQVSSRVFTEGEPLALRCHAWKDKPVYNVLYYRNGKAFKFFHWNSNLTILKTNISHNGTYHCSGMGKHHYTSAGISVTVKELFPAPVLNASVTSPLLEGNLVTLSCETKLLLQRPGLQLYFSFYMGSKTLRGRNTSSEYQILTARREDSGLYWCEAATEDGNVLKRSPELELQVLGLQLPTPVWFHVLFYLAVGIMFLVNTVLWVTIRKELKRKKKWNLEISLDSGHEKKVISSLQEDRHLEEELKCQEQKEQLQEGMHRKEPQGAT